In Janthinobacterium rivuli, a single genomic region encodes these proteins:
- a CDS encoding GGDEF domain-containing protein: MFTSRSLSPAFYYLFFSGEREQQQRFFKELHFISIAILTFGLACWLVTFSLTLPRASLDHAQAALGVTGMVLGLVLTKYAKSLQAIIVSGTISVLFIAFSFRVLMLGTDDPAFWVLPLGVMITLTTAPIFSGIAYYLGVSLCVWAILGLGQFPVHAGQADQHWPVLAVTISVIIGLALNIYFLVLRIHNYRAQRDLATMAYKDGLTGLNNRRMFTQGARALQRTARTPAYFLMIDIDDFKQINDVYGHDVGDEVLKKIADVISELSGEHLCGRLGGEEFAVIYLGEKNAACAFAAQLVDSVEAAFVPERKVSVSIGMAELIKEADLSHSYRRADESLYQAKKSGKNRYVLNAA, translated from the coding sequence ATGTTCACTTCGCGCAGCCTGTCTCCTGCCTTTTATTACCTGTTCTTTTCAGGAGAACGGGAGCAGCAGCAGCGCTTTTTCAAGGAACTGCATTTCATTTCGATAGCCATCCTGACGTTTGGCCTGGCTTGCTGGCTGGTCACGTTCAGCCTGACCTTGCCGCGCGCCTCGCTCGATCATGCGCAGGCGGCGCTGGGCGTGACGGGCATGGTGCTCGGGCTGGTGTTGACCAAGTATGCGAAGTCCTTGCAGGCCATCATCGTCAGCGGCACCATCAGCGTGCTGTTCATCGCTTTCAGTTTTCGCGTGCTGATGCTGGGCACGGACGATCCCGCTTTCTGGGTGTTGCCGCTGGGCGTGATGATCACCCTGACGACGGCGCCCATCTTCAGCGGCATCGCGTATTACCTGGGCGTGTCGCTGTGCGTGTGGGCCATTCTGGGGCTGGGACAGTTTCCCGTGCATGCGGGCCAGGCAGACCAGCATTGGCCCGTGCTGGCCGTCACCATCAGCGTGATCATCGGCCTGGCGCTGAATATCTATTTTCTTGTCTTGCGCATCCATAACTACCGCGCCCAGCGCGACCTGGCGACGATGGCTTACAAGGATGGCTTGACCGGGCTTAACAACCGCCGCATGTTTACGCAAGGCGCCCGCGCCCTGCAGCGCACGGCGCGCACGCCCGCGTATTTCCTGATGATCGACATCGACGACTTCAAGCAAATCAACGACGTGTACGGCCATGACGTGGGTGACGAGGTGCTGAAAAAGATCGCCGACGTGATATCTGAACTGTCGGGCGAGCACCTGTGCGGCCGGCTGGGCGGCGAGGAGTTTGCCGTGATTTACCTGGGCGAAAAGAACGCGGCCTGCGCCTTTGCCGCGCAACTGGTCGACAGCGTCGAGGCGGCCTTTGTGCCGGAACGCAAGGTGTCCGTCAGCATCGGCATGGCGGAACTGATCAAGGAAGCGGACTTGTCGCACAGCTACAGGCGCGCCGATGAGTCCTTGTACCAGGCCAAGAAAAGCGGCAAGAACCGCTACGTGCTCAACGCCGCCTAG